The Pedobacter roseus genome contains a region encoding:
- a CDS encoding winged helix-turn-helix transcriptional regulator, translated as METEKRNQIAAEILSNPRNQQEEIQALQDTLYVLGGKWKLPIINSICNGNKRFRDIERSIPGITTRMLSKELKEMTANQLIKRTVIDDTPVSIEYTSTDYCRSFGDIILEMIKWGKQHRQKLKEG; from the coding sequence ATGGAAACAGAAAAAAGAAATCAGATCGCTGCCGAAATATTGTCTAATCCCCGCAACCAGCAGGAAGAAATACAGGCCTTACAGGATACGCTTTATGTGCTTGGAGGCAAATGGAAACTTCCGATTATCAATTCCATCTGTAATGGCAATAAAAGGTTCAGGGATATTGAAAGAAGTATACCTGGCATTACCACGAGGATGCTTTCAAAAGAATTAAAAGAAATGACGGCCAATCAACTGATCAAAAGAACTGTTATAGATGATACTCCGGTAAGCATCGAATATACTTCTACTGATTATTGCAGGTCTTTTGGGGATATCATCCTCGAAATGATCAAATGGGGAAAGCAACACAGGCAAAAGTTGAAAGAAGGGTAG
- a CDS encoding YciE/YciF ferroxidase family protein, which translates to MKKNETIGDPKFATKTTAQDAPALNGLFKDAIADLYWAENHLVKALPKMISAATAPELKNAIESHLEETKVHVTRLEQVFELLGEKAIAKKCDAMEGITKEAEGIVEETEPGTATRDVGIILASQKVEHYEIASYGGLYQLATTLGLTDIADILAQTLAEEKLADSKLTDIAENEINYKAAEEA; encoded by the coding sequence ATGAAAAAAAATGAAACCATTGGCGATCCTAAATTCGCAACTAAAACAACGGCACAAGATGCGCCTGCTTTAAACGGATTATTTAAAGATGCCATCGCCGATTTATATTGGGCAGAAAATCACCTGGTAAAAGCATTACCTAAAATGATTTCGGCCGCTACTGCCCCCGAACTTAAAAATGCAATAGAATCACATCTCGAAGAAACTAAAGTCCATGTTACCAGGCTAGAGCAGGTATTCGAACTTTTAGGTGAGAAAGCCATCGCCAAAAAATGCGATGCCATGGAGGGAATTACCAAAGAAGCCGAAGGAATTGTAGAAGAAACAGAACCAGGTACCGCCACGCGTGATGTAGGTATTATCCTCGCTTCGCAAAAAGTAGAACATTACGAAATTGCAAGTTATGGCGGACTTTATCAGTTAGCTACCACACTTGGCCTAACTGATATTGCCGATATTTTAGCGCAAACACTTGCCGAAGAAAAACTGGCCGACAGCAAATTGACCGATATAGCAGAAAACGAAATTAATTACAAAGCAGCTGAAGAAGCTTAA